Within Limisalsivibrio acetivorans, the genomic segment CGCAGAGGAGGCGGGGGAACTCATCGGCGCAAGCAGAAATACCGCAAGGCGATACCTCGAATACCTCTCCGAAACGGGCTTCCTCTATGCAGATATTGACTACGGGGCGGTGGGGAGACCGGAGAAAAAGTTCTACCGTCATAATTAGTTATTTATAACTAGAAATCTACCTTAATAGACCCATCGCTCATCTGTGAGCATAATGAGCAAAACCTCTTTTATTTCCTTTAATACCCTTATTTCCTAATGATTTACAATGGTCTTACCAGTGTTATATTACCTGCTATGGAAACAATGAAACGGTGTTATCCAAGACCGTTTTGAAACATAGGAGGTTCCACCATGTTATACGTTCAGTTTTTATTCCTTCTTGTAATGCTCTACATCGGAAGCCGTTACGGCGGTATAGGCCTCGGAGTCGTCTCCGGTATAGGTCTGGCTGTTGAGGTCTTCATATTCCAGATGACCCCCACATCACCCCCCATAACCGTTATGCTCATCATCCTTGCGGTTGTAACCTGTGCATCTATCCTCGAAGCGGCGGGCGGTTTAAAGTATATGCTACAGGTTGCCGAACGGCTGTTGAGATCGAATCCGAAGCGTATCACAATCTTCGGCCCCCTTGTTACATACACCATTACCTTCATGCTCGGAACAGGGCATGCGGTGTACTCCATCATGCCCATTATCGGCGACGTTGCCCTTAAGAACGGTATAAGACCCGAACGTCCCATGGCGGCGGCTTCCGTCGCATCACAGCTCGCCATCACAGGAAGCCCCATCTCCGCAGCTGTTGTATACTACCTCAGCCAGCTGAGCGGAATAAGCAGCAATATAACTCTACTCTCCATACTCGGTGTCACAGTTCCCGCAACTATCATAGGAACCATAGCCATGTCACTATACAGCCTCCGCCGGGGTAAGGAGCTTAAGGACGATCCCGAATACCAGAGAAGGCTTCAGGATCCCCTCTGGAAGGAGAAGATCGAAAACACCACAGCAACCACACTTGACGAAGAGCTCCCCGCCTCTTCCAAGCATGCAGTAATGCTCTTCATTCTCGCACTCTTAACCATCGTTGTGATAGCCATGTTCCCTGAAATAAGGACCATCGGCGGCGCAGAGAAGCCCGTTAAGATGTCCATAATAATCCAGATGATGATGCTCGCCTTCGGCGGTATAATCATGATAGTAACCAAGACCAAGTCCGCAAAGGTTCCCGAAGGGGTTGTATTCAAGTCCGGTATGGTGGCGGCAATCGCTATCTTCGGTATCGCATGGATGAGCGACACCTACTTCCAGCACGCAATGCCCAGCTTCAAGGAAGGTATCACCGGAATGGTACAGAACTACCCATGGACCTTCGCACTTGCTATGTTCATAGTATCCGTTGTTATCAACTCCCAGGCGGCAACCTGCCGTATGATGCTACCCGTGGGTCTCGGCCTCGGCCTCAGCCCTGCCCTGCTCATCGGTATCATGCCCTCATGCTACGGATACTTCTTCATCCCCAACTATCCCTCTGATATTGCCACATGCAACTTCGACAACACCGGCACAACAAAGATAGGGAAGTTCTACTTCAACCACAGCTTCATGATTCCGGGACTTATAGGAGTTCCAACGGCATGTGTTGTGGGATACTTGCTGGCAAAGGTACTGATAGGATAATAAAAGAGCAGCATAACCCCTCTTGACAAGAAAAACGGGGCACGCCTTAAGCGGTGGTGTCCCGTTTTTCCATTCTAAGGCGTATACTGAATCTGGAACCTTTATCCATATTCTCGGCCTTTATCTCGCCGTTCATATTCTCTGTTATGATAACCTGGGACATAAAAAGGCCGATACCACTACCCGCTTCACCCTTTGTGGTAAAGTAAGGTTCGAAGATTCTAGGCATAATATCATCCGGTATCCCCCCTCCGTTATCCTGAACGAAGAGCTCGACACTTCCGTTTTCCGGTTTGATAACAAGAACCAATCGCCCCCGCTCACTGGAGGATTTGAATTTTCTGCTGGAAACAACAGCGTCCCGGGCATTGGAAAGTAAGTTCAGTATCACCTGCTTGAGCTCGTTGGAATATCCGTAAACGAAGATATCATCCTCAGGAAATTCCCTTACAAGTTCAACATCCTCCTTTTCAATGATGGGTGCCATTATATACAGAACATCCTCCGTAGCCTTGATGAGTGAGAATACGGTCTTTTGAGACGAGGGTTTGAAGAAATTTCTGAAATGGTCCAGGGTTTTTGCCATAAACTGAACCTGGTTGGTAATGATCTCCGCCGAGCGGGTAACCTCTTCGGAGATCTCTGCACCGCAATCGCTTATCTCTTCTTCGATCATCTCCGCAAGGAGGCTTATGGAGTTCAGCGGCTGCTTCCACTGGTGACCAATAACCCCTATCATCTCTCCCATGGAAGCCATTCGGGACTGCTGGATAAGGAGCTGTTCCTTCTCCCGCCTTGTCTTAACCTCATCGGCTACCCTGTCCTCAAGTTCGGAGTTCAGTGTATTCAGCTCCTCGTTTAGCTGAACCAGCTTCTGCTGAGCCTTGAATATCTCGTCTGTGCGCTCAAGAACCTTCTCCTCCATCTGCTCGTTGGCAAGCTTCAGCTGTTTCTCAGTGGAGTGCCTTAATCCAAGCTCACGCTCGAGCCTTCGACCCAGATCGTTTATACTTCCCACAAGCTCACCAAGCTCGTTATCCAACTTCTCATACTCTTCGCATACCCGTAGACGCCCTTCAATTTCACTGGTGAAGTCGAGTTGAGAAAGGGATGAGCTAACCGCATGGAGCCTGCTTGTTACCATACGTGAAAACATGAGGAGCATAAAAAGCCCAACGGACAGGATTACTGCACTATCAAAGATAAGGCTCTTATAAAAACTGTCCCAAAGCCTTGAATAAACACCACTTAAACCAGCTGTTACGCTGAGCCTGCCGACTATGCGCTCGCTCCCCTCGTAGTTGTACCTAAGCTCATAGTCACGAATAATAACCTCGTCCGACTGTACCGAGCCCGAACTTATCACATAGCCCATCTCGGAGATCTCGGCATACTCCAGATCCGGCATGCTTGTTATCCCAAGGAGCTGGGCACTAAGCATCTCGTCATTGCGTACCCAGAGAGCTCGCTCCAAGGGTGGCACAAGGGAGTCTTCAACAATGGCAAAACGCTTTTCAACCTCATTCAGTTCGGTGCCGTAAAGCAGGAAGACCTTAACAGCAGAAATAATAAGAACAGCGACGATACTGAAAAAAATATAACGCCAAAAAAGTTGATAATTAAGACTCTCAGTCCTGATAGTCCTCACCTTTAATTACTCCACCCTCAATGCGTGGAGCGAATGCGGGAGCCTCCCTTCTTAAAACTTTCTGATAAAGCATAAGAAGTGTTCCGTCCTTCTTCATCTCCCGAAGCTTTTCCGCCAGAACGGGGGCCAGCTCAGAGTGCTTATTATTCAGATAAACAAACATCTCCATGCTCGCCAGAGGTGGCTCATGCACAACTATCTTTTCAATTCCCATACCGTAGGCCGCAACAAGACCGTCCAGACGGGCGTTGAGGGCAACATCTATCCTCTTCTTTTTGAGCAGGTTAAAAAGATCAGCTGTGTCTATAGTCCTGGTAAAGCTTTTATATTTATCCTTCTGCATCTCAAAGATCTTCCATCCCCGAACGCTACCCACGTTCATTCCCTTGAGATCGCCGTATCCGTCAATATCAACGCTGCCCTCCAGCGTGAAGGCTACAAAATCCCTCGATTCAATAATAGGCTCATCAACAATGATAAAGTTCTTATATATCTTTTCTAGTCCTCGAACCCTCCCTACATCAGCATCTGCAAACCCGCTGTTAACATCATTGAGACTTCTTTCCGCAGGAACCTTCTGTATAACAGCAGTGTGGCCGGCTCTCTTGAACATCTCCTTAAGGGTAAGATCCAGTATTCCACTGTAGCCCTCAGTGCTATAGGGGCTTGAGTAGGTAGTGTTCACAGTATACACGTCTGCATAACACATTGATGTATAGAGTATAAATAAAATTAAGGCAGCTACTTTCTTCATAATTCCATCCCTTTGAGAATGATCAATTATAACACTCGATAGATATAATTTGAAACACAGATATGCTTTTTAACCCATAGAATCTATCAAATAATAATTATTCCATCCACTACTTTGTATTGTGTTATTATCCTAATGGTAATAGATTATAGTAAAAATACACACCTGGAAGCTCTATATGGGAAAAACAAGCTCCATAGATCCGTACAGGCTCATCGTTGATAACTCATCCAGCTGCATATTCCGTCTTGCCACGGATGGTACAGTTTTATACGTAAACCCGTACTGTTATGAATATTTTGGCTATACCGAAGAAGAGTTTGTCGGAAACTACATAACGGATCTTATCGTTCCGGAGATGGAATCCACCGGAAGGAATCTACATGAGCTTGTCAAGATGATTCTAAGTGAGCCCTCAAAATATCACATTATTGAAAACGAGAATATTAAGAAAGACGGTACCCGTGTCTGGTTTTCATGGTCAAATAAAGGGATTTTCGATGAAAACGGTACACTCACAGAGATCGTTTCTATCGGCAACGACATCACAGAAACAGTGAATTATAAGAGAGAGATTGAAGAGAACAAAAACTTCCTCTCATCTGTGTTTGATGCGATCCAGAACGGAATAGTTGTTCTGGATACTAACCTTCGTGTGGTTAGGGTTAATGATGTAATAAGGGACTGGTACGGCAAGGATATTGATTTTATTGGGCAAAAGTGCTTCGAATGCTTCCACATGCCGGAATCGGACTGTATGAGCTGTCCAAGCCTGAAAGCAATATCGGAAAAGCGGCCATTCTCCGAGGTGAAACCATTAACAGCCCCAAACAGAAAGGGGTGGATGGAGGTCTTCGCATACCCCGTATTCAAC encodes:
- a CDS encoding substrate-binding periplasmic protein; translation: MKKVAALILFILYTSMCYADVYTVNTTYSSPYSTEGYSGILDLTLKEMFKRAGHTAVIQKVPAERSLNDVNSGFADADVGRVRGLEKIYKNFIIVDEPIIESRDFVAFTLEGSVDIDGYGDLKGMNVGSVRGWKIFEMQKDKYKSFTRTIDTADLFNLLKKKRIDVALNARLDGLVAAYGMGIEKIVVHEPPLASMEMFVYLNNKHSELAPVLAEKLREMKKDGTLLMLYQKVLRREAPAFAPRIEGGVIKGEDYQD
- a CDS encoding sensor histidine kinase, which produces MRTIRTESLNYQLFWRYIFFSIVAVLIISAVKVFLLYGTELNEVEKRFAIVEDSLVPPLERALWVRNDEMLSAQLLGITSMPDLEYAEISEMGYVISSGSVQSDEVIIRDYELRYNYEGSERIVGRLSVTAGLSGVYSRLWDSFYKSLIFDSAVILSVGLFMLLMFSRMVTSRLHAVSSSLSQLDFTSEIEGRLRVCEEYEKLDNELGELVGSINDLGRRLERELGLRHSTEKQLKLANEQMEEKVLERTDEIFKAQQKLVQLNEELNTLNSELEDRVADEVKTRREKEQLLIQQSRMASMGEMIGVIGHQWKQPLNSISLLAEMIEEEISDCGAEISEEVTRSAEIITNQVQFMAKTLDHFRNFFKPSSQKTVFSLIKATEDVLYIMAPIIEKEDVELVREFPEDDIFVYGYSNELKQVILNLLSNARDAVVSSRKFKSSSERGRLVLVIKPENGSVELFVQDNGGGIPDDIMPRIFEPYFTTKGEAGSGIGLFMSQVIITENMNGEIKAENMDKGSRFSIRLRMEKRDTTA
- a CDS encoding anaerobic C4-dicarboxylate transporter — encoded protein: MLYVQFLFLLVMLYIGSRYGGIGLGVVSGIGLAVEVFIFQMTPTSPPITVMLIILAVVTCASILEAAGGLKYMLQVAERLLRSNPKRITIFGPLVTYTITFMLGTGHAVYSIMPIIGDVALKNGIRPERPMAAASVASQLAITGSPISAAVVYYLSQLSGISSNITLLSILGVTVPATIIGTIAMSLYSLRRGKELKDDPEYQRRLQDPLWKEKIENTTATTLDEELPASSKHAVMLFILALLTIVVIAMFPEIRTIGGAEKPVKMSIIIQMMMLAFGGIIMIVTKTKSAKVPEGVVFKSGMVAAIAIFGIAWMSDTYFQHAMPSFKEGITGMVQNYPWTFALAMFIVSVVINSQAATCRMMLPVGLGLGLSPALLIGIMPSCYGYFFIPNYPSDIATCNFDNTGTTKIGKFYFNHSFMIPGLIGVPTACVVGYLLAKVLIG